The following are from one region of the Bacillus methanolicus MGA3 genome:
- a CDS encoding DUF2953 domain-containing protein, producing the protein MKWLVIALAILIFLLIIVLASKLTIYLNYDHVQDNDHLKLDFRAWFGLIRYKLKIPLIKIDENSPTIVLKQEKQTGHQKNPSKEETKQYSAEDLLNTFKDSKEILTHVIGLHKIIRKFLKKVSIKQLEWFSVAGTGDAAYTGMLIGALWAVKVSIISVLSINLKLEVMPKISITPNFQRAFSQSTLKCMIQFQVGHAILAGLKLIKYWKGGRPKFRSKALSAFSNDKTKSV; encoded by the coding sequence GTGAAGTGGCTGGTCATTGCCTTAGCGATCCTGATTTTTTTATTGATTATCGTTCTTGCATCAAAGCTAACAATATATTTGAATTATGATCACGTTCAAGATAACGACCATTTAAAGTTGGATTTTAGAGCGTGGTTCGGCCTTATTAGATACAAGCTGAAAATCCCGCTTATCAAAATAGATGAGAATTCCCCTACAATCGTTTTGAAACAAGAAAAACAGACGGGACATCAGAAGAATCCCAGTAAAGAAGAGACTAAGCAATATTCGGCAGAAGACTTGCTTAATACTTTTAAAGATTCAAAAGAAATTCTTACGCATGTTATTGGACTTCATAAAATAATCCGCAAATTTTTGAAAAAGGTATCGATCAAACAACTCGAATGGTTCTCAGTTGCTGGTACCGGTGATGCAGCTTACACCGGCATGCTGATAGGAGCGCTCTGGGCAGTAAAGGTAAGCATTATTAGTGTCTTAAGCATCAATTTGAAATTGGAAGTAATGCCAAAAATATCTATTACACCAAACTTTCAGAGAGCATTTTCCCAGTCAACTCTCAAATGTATGATTCAATTTCAAGTCGGGCATGCTATATTAGCAGGATTAAAACTGATTAAATATTGGAAAGGCGGAAGGCCAAAGTTTCGATCGAAGGCGCTGTCAGCCTTTTCTAATGATAAAACAAAATCCGTCTAA
- a CDS encoding alpha/beta-type small acid-soluble spore protein — protein sequence MARNNNSNQLLVPGVQQALDQMKYEIATEFGVNLGADTTSRANGSVGGEITKRLVQMAEQQLGGGFSK from the coding sequence ATGGCACGAAACAACAATTCAAATCAATTATTAGTTCCTGGAGTCCAACAAGCTCTAGACCAAATGAAATACGAAATTGCAACTGAATTTGGAGTTAACCTAGGTGCAGATACTACTTCTCGCGCTAACGGTTCAGTTGGAGGAGAAATTACTAAGCGCTTAGTTCAAATGGCTGAACAACAATTAGGCGGGGGTTTCTCTAAATAA
- a CDS encoding NAD kinase, which yields MPDRRNLYFFHKRDEELQEKLDHLYDLARKYDFTVVKDYRNANIIVSIGGDGTFLQSVRKTGFRDDCLYAGISTTEHLSMYCDFYINDISKMAEAMANKQIEVRRYPTIEVTVDGESNFFCLNEFSIRSSIIRTFAMDVYIDDLHFETFRGDGMIVATPTGSTAYNKSVNGSVVDPLLPCMQVSEIASMNNNSYRTLGSSFILSGDRKLTLMVVPDGNEHPTMAMDNEALSIKHVRKIEVKLSDKIIKTVKLKDNSFWEKVKRTFL from the coding sequence ATGCCTGATCGCCGCAACTTATATTTTTTCCATAAAAGAGACGAAGAATTGCAAGAAAAATTAGATCACCTATATGACTTAGCGAGAAAATACGATTTCACTGTTGTTAAAGATTATCGGAATGCGAATATTATTGTCAGCATTGGCGGGGATGGAACCTTCTTGCAGTCTGTCCGCAAAACAGGTTTTAGGGATGATTGCTTATATGCGGGTATTTCAACTACAGAACATTTAAGCATGTATTGTGATTTTTATATTAACGATATTTCCAAAATGGCTGAAGCAATGGCAAATAAACAAATTGAAGTTAGAAGATACCCGACGATTGAAGTAACAGTTGACGGTGAATCAAATTTCTTTTGCTTAAATGAATTCAGCATTCGCTCTTCTATTATTAGAACGTTCGCCATGGATGTTTACATTGACGATCTTCATTTCGAAACCTTCCGTGGTGACGGAATGATCGTTGCCACACCAACTGGAAGCACTGCTTATAATAAATCCGTAAACGGATCAGTTGTTGATCCTTTGCTTCCATGCATGCAAGTGAGCGAGATCGCTTCCATGAACAATAACAGCTACCGAACGCTCGGATCGTCTTTTATTTTGAGCGGCGACAGAAAATTAACCTTAATGGTTGTCCCGGATGGAAACGAACACCCGACAATGGCAATGGATAATGAAGCATTAAGTATTAAGCATGTAAGAAAGATTGAAGTGAAATTAAGTGACAAAATCATTAAGACTGTAAAGCTTAAAGACAATTCATTTTGGGAAAAAGTCAAGAGGACATTTTTGTAA
- the tpx gene encoding thiol peroxidase, whose translation MASITFKGNPVTLLGNEVKVGDKAPDFKVLANDLSEVTLADTKGQVRLISVVPSLDTGVCDAQTRRFNEEASKLDNVKVLTISVDLPFAQKRWCGANGIENVQTLSDHRDLSFGEAYGVAIKELRLLARAVFVIDSNDTVTYVEYVSEATNHPNYEAAIEAAKQAK comes from the coding sequence ATGGCATCAATCACTTTCAAAGGAAACCCTGTAACTTTATTAGGAAATGAAGTAAAGGTTGGAGACAAAGCTCCTGATTTTAAAGTATTAGCTAACGATTTGTCTGAAGTAACTTTAGCTGATACAAAAGGCCAGGTCCGCTTAATCAGCGTTGTTCCTTCTCTCGACACAGGTGTTTGCGATGCACAAACCCGTCGATTTAATGAAGAAGCATCGAAGCTTGATAACGTGAAAGTATTAACAATCAGCGTTGATCTGCCGTTTGCCCAAAAGCGCTGGTGCGGAGCAAATGGAATTGAAAACGTCCAAACACTTTCTGACCACCGCGATCTTTCTTTTGGTGAAGCGTACGGAGTAGCAATTAAAGAGCTTAGATTATTGGCCCGCGCTGTATTTGTTATTGATTCTAATGACACCGTTACATATGTTGAATATGTGAGTGAAGCAACAAACCATCCGAACTATGAAGCTGCAATCGAAGCTGCTAAACAAGCTAAGTAA
- the rarD gene encoding EamA family transporter RarD has protein sequence MIKNEQQLGVFYAAFSYFLWGILPIYWKLLGHVKAHEILANRIFWSFIFMLAVLLLTNKWKAFTVTVRALTANKKQFMALGAASLLISVNWFLYIWAVNHGQIIETSLGYYINPIVSVLLGMIVLKERLSIAQYFSFLLAFVGVLILTLSYGRFPWIAIMLALTFGLYGLAKKLIIVDSAIGLTLETMAVTPLALIYSGYLIIRGESAFLNGSLPTDFLLIGAGAATAIPLFYFAKGAQKIPLSMLGFIQYIAPTITLILGIFVYGEQFTKLHLLSFTFIWAALTIYSVSRTKLAAALELKLKRGKGMEV, from the coding sequence ATGATAAAAAATGAACAACAGTTGGGAGTTTTCTATGCCGCTTTTTCCTATTTTCTTTGGGGAATCCTTCCGATCTACTGGAAACTGCTTGGTCATGTGAAGGCGCATGAAATACTTGCAAACCGGATATTTTGGTCATTTATTTTTATGCTTGCTGTACTGCTTTTGACAAATAAATGGAAGGCATTTACCGTTACCGTTCGTGCACTCACGGCCAATAAGAAACAATTTATGGCACTTGGTGCAGCGTCTCTTCTTATAAGTGTCAACTGGTTTCTTTATATTTGGGCAGTGAACCATGGCCAAATAATTGAAACAAGTTTAGGGTATTATATTAATCCGATTGTCAGTGTATTGCTTGGAATGATTGTTTTAAAAGAACGTCTGTCTATCGCCCAATACTTTTCGTTTCTCCTGGCATTTGTCGGAGTTCTTATTTTGACATTATCATACGGTCGTTTTCCATGGATAGCTATCATGCTTGCTCTTACTTTTGGACTGTACGGTCTGGCAAAAAAGTTAATTATAGTGGATTCAGCGATCGGTCTGACTTTGGAAACAATGGCTGTCACTCCTCTTGCTCTTATATATAGCGGTTATTTGATTATTCGTGGAGAAAGCGCATTTTTGAATGGATCGCTGCCAACTGACTTTCTCTTAATCGGAGCGGGTGCTGCAACAGCCATACCATTGTTCTATTTTGCAAAGGGAGCGCAAAAGATTCCATTATCAATGCTGGGTTTCATTCAGTATATTGCACCTACGATCACATTGATATTAGGGATTTTTGTATATGGTGAACAGTTTACAAAACTGCATTTATTATCGTTTACTTTTATTTGGGCAGCACTTACAATCTATTCTGTGTCGCGGACAAAATTGGCCGCCGCTTTAGAATTAAAACTTAAAAGAGGAAAAGGCATGGAAGTATAA
- the ytfJ gene encoding GerW family sporulation protein, which produces MSEHPIQGLMTTAMESLKEMIDVNTIIGDPVETPDGSVILTVSKVGFGFAAGGSEFVIDETGSGSSHGQGLGQGHSKHPFGGGSGGGVSITPIAFLIVNSKGVKMLHLDESTHLYEKILDLAPQAVEKIRQMFDQKNDSNKNKYQEHQNSTFNESKQDLDF; this is translated from the coding sequence ATGTCCGAACATCCTATTCAAGGATTAATGACAACTGCGATGGAAAGTCTGAAAGAAATGATTGATGTTAATACAATAATTGGTGATCCCGTTGAAACCCCGGATGGAAGCGTAATATTAACTGTTTCAAAAGTTGGTTTTGGCTTTGCAGCAGGCGGAAGCGAATTTGTCATAGACGAAACAGGATCAGGGTCCTCACATGGTCAGGGACTGGGACAAGGCCATTCCAAGCATCCTTTTGGAGGAGGAAGCGGCGGCGGTGTCTCTATTACGCCAATCGCTTTCTTGATAGTTAATTCGAAAGGTGTAAAAATGCTCCATCTTGATGAAAGTACACATCTTTATGAAAAAATATTGGATCTTGCACCGCAGGCCGTTGAGAAAATCAGGCAAATGTTTGATCAGAAAAATGATTCGAACAAAAACAAGTATCAAGAGCATCAGAACAGCACATTTAACGAATCAAAACAAGATTTGGATTTTTAA
- the sppA gene encoding signal peptide peptidase SppA, producing MNKKRWAALGIAAGLFIVSIIINFLSASVSKDFETSLNDLFAMNDKMFSEQVIEKGNHLKKIAVLSVNGVIQDTGDAMPLFENGGYNHQAFMKQLDHAKKDRTVKAIIIKVNSPGGGVVESAEIHDKIVEIQKETKKPIYVSMGSMAASGGYYISAAADKIFASPETLTGSLGVIMQGVNYAGLAKKYGVDFVTIKSGPFKDIMSPTRKMTEEERKILQSMINNSYEGFVKVISEGRGIPVEKVKKIADGRIYDGRQAKKLNLIDGFGYFDDVVKILKKDHHLNGAEVVSYTENLGFGSLFKMSAHKLMGEDMEMAGILKLLSHPNSPRLMYLYAE from the coding sequence ATGAACAAAAAACGCTGGGCAGCACTCGGAATTGCTGCGGGATTATTTATTGTTTCGATTATTATTAATTTTTTATCCGCGTCCGTGTCTAAGGATTTTGAAACTTCATTGAATGATTTGTTTGCGATGAATGACAAAATGTTTTCAGAACAAGTGATCGAAAAAGGCAACCATTTGAAGAAAATTGCTGTACTGAGTGTTAATGGAGTCATTCAAGATACAGGTGATGCAATGCCATTATTTGAGAACGGCGGATACAATCATCAAGCTTTTATGAAACAGCTTGATCATGCAAAAAAAGATAGAACTGTTAAGGCTATTATTATAAAGGTTAATTCTCCTGGCGGCGGGGTAGTTGAAAGTGCGGAAATTCACGATAAAATTGTGGAAATCCAAAAAGAAACGAAGAAGCCGATTTACGTTTCTATGGGGTCGATGGCAGCTTCAGGAGGATATTACATTTCTGCTGCAGCTGATAAGATTTTCGCAAGCCCTGAAACATTGACAGGTTCTCTTGGGGTCATTATGCAAGGAGTGAACTATGCCGGCCTTGCCAAAAAGTACGGAGTTGACTTTGTTACGATTAAAAGTGGACCATTTAAAGATATTATGAGCCCAACAAGAAAAATGACAGAAGAAGAGCGTAAGATTTTGCAGTCAATGATTAATAACTCTTATGAAGGTTTTGTAAAAGTAATCTCTGAAGGACGCGGAATCCCGGTCGAAAAAGTAAAGAAAATCGCTGATGGAAGAATTTATGACGGACGCCAGGCAAAGAAATTAAATCTAATTGATGGATTTGGTTACTTTGATGATGTTGTTAAGATTTTGAAAAAAGACCATCATTTAAATGGTGCTGAAGTTGTCAGTTATACGGAAAACCTTGGATTTGGCTCTTTATTCAAAATGAGTGCGCATAAATTAATGGGAGAAGATATGGAAATGGCCGGCATCTTGAAGTTGCTTTCACATCCGAATTCTCCTAGACTAATGTATCTATATGCTGAGTAA
- the mbcS gene encoding acyl-CoA synthetase MbcS — MKLGDFIAPEKYNLVSEIERFGKDPGKLALKWENEAGETKEITYEQLIKNVNKIGNVFSENGLQKGDIILITVPRLIEAYQVYLAALKAGLVVIPSSEMLRTKDLQYRISHGDVKGIVSYYQYVDQFSGIEEARSLHKFVIGGNSDNWIHLDEAMTKVSDEFPLADTTKDDMAFLSYTSGTTGNPKGVVHTHGWAYAHLRIAAANWLGIEEGDMVWATAGPGWQKWIWSPFLSVLGSGATGFSYNGKFEPKKYLQLLEKYEVNVLCCTPTEYRLMAKVENLHEYKLPNLRSAVSAGEPLNREVIDTFKKHFNVDVRDGYGQTENTLLVGITKGMELRAGSMGKPTPGNRVEIINEKGEPCAVGEVGDIAVHIETPTLFKHYYKDPERTAIQFRGDYYITGDKAKKDEDGYFWFEGRGDDIIISSGYTIGPFEVEDALVKHPYVKECAVVASPDEIRGHIVKAFVVLRDGVDPNNPDLVKQLQEHVKELTAPYKYPRKIEFIPELPKTTSGKIRRVELRQKEMEALKES; from the coding sequence ATGAAGCTGGGGGATTTCATTGCACCTGAAAAATACAATCTTGTATCTGAAATAGAGCGGTTTGGAAAGGATCCAGGAAAACTTGCTCTAAAGTGGGAAAATGAAGCAGGAGAAACAAAAGAGATAACATATGAGCAATTAATAAAAAATGTAAACAAAATTGGAAACGTTTTCTCGGAAAATGGTTTACAAAAAGGAGATATCATTCTCATTACTGTTCCGAGGTTGATTGAAGCATACCAAGTATATTTAGCTGCATTAAAAGCTGGTCTTGTTGTGATCCCCAGCTCTGAAATGCTACGTACAAAGGATTTGCAATACCGAATCAGCCATGGTGATGTAAAAGGGATTGTAAGCTATTATCAATATGTAGACCAATTTTCAGGTATTGAAGAAGCTCGGTCTTTGCATAAATTTGTGATTGGCGGAAATTCGGATAACTGGATTCATTTGGATGAAGCAATGACGAAGGTTTCAGACGAATTCCCTCTGGCAGATACGACTAAGGATGATATGGCATTTTTATCTTATACATCTGGAACAACCGGAAATCCAAAAGGTGTTGTTCATACACACGGCTGGGCATATGCCCATTTAAGAATTGCAGCAGCTAATTGGTTAGGGATTGAAGAAGGCGATATGGTTTGGGCAACAGCCGGTCCGGGATGGCAAAAATGGATTTGGAGCCCGTTTTTATCTGTATTGGGATCAGGTGCAACCGGTTTTTCCTATAATGGCAAGTTTGAACCAAAAAAATACTTGCAGCTTCTCGAAAAATATGAAGTAAATGTTTTATGCTGTACTCCAACGGAATACCGGTTAATGGCCAAAGTCGAGAACTTACATGAGTATAAGCTCCCTAATCTGCGCAGTGCAGTATCGGCCGGTGAACCGCTTAACAGGGAAGTAATTGATACCTTTAAGAAACATTTTAATGTGGATGTCAGGGATGGGTATGGACAGACGGAAAATACATTGCTCGTCGGTATCACTAAAGGAATGGAATTAAGAGCTGGTTCAATGGGCAAGCCTACTCCTGGAAACAGAGTGGAAATCATAAATGAAAAAGGAGAACCTTGCGCCGTTGGCGAAGTTGGTGATATTGCTGTTCACATTGAAACTCCGACCCTTTTTAAACACTATTATAAAGATCCTGAGAGAACGGCTATACAATTCCGCGGCGACTATTATATTACTGGTGATAAAGCGAAAAAAGATGAGGACGGTTATTTCTGGTTTGAAGGCCGAGGGGACGATATTATTATCAGTTCCGGTTATACAATTGGACCATTTGAAGTCGAAGATGCTCTTGTTAAACATCCATATGTAAAAGAATGTGCCGTCGTTGCAAGTCCTGATGAAATTCGCGGCCATATTGTTAAAGCATTTGTCGTTTTACGCGACGGTGTTGATCCAAACAACCCGGATCTCGTGAAGCAACTGCAGGAACATGTAAAAGAACTGACTGCCCCATATAAATACCCGCGTAAAATTGAATTTATACCTGAATTGCCAAAAACTACTTCCGGTAAAATCAGGCGAGTTGAACTGCGTCAAAAAGAAATGGAAGCACTGAAAGAATCTTGA
- a CDS encoding RDD family protein, with protein MNSNDFGNQNHIGSEQNNTGELSDQSSNENFSSFTEGSNSSVPKQVKMPAEQTIFRYAGFWMRFWAYLLDLLVIGSIDRMIVNPLFRLFDLPLHELSMFAPISIATAITFYGYFLLMTKFFGQTLGKMVFGLKVIDLDGGKLSWGTVLFREWIGRFISATVFVGYVIVAFLPKKQGLHDLFADTTVIHEK; from the coding sequence ATGAATTCTAACGATTTTGGGAATCAAAATCATATTGGTTCTGAACAAAATAATACGGGAGAATTATCAGATCAAAGCAGCAATGAGAACTTTTCTTCTTTCACAGAGGGGTCAAACTCATCCGTTCCTAAACAAGTAAAAATGCCAGCTGAGCAAACGATTTTCCGTTATGCTGGATTTTGGATGCGGTTTTGGGCATACCTTCTTGACCTGCTAGTAATCGGAAGTATTGACCGAATGATCGTGAACCCGTTATTCAGGCTTTTTGATTTGCCCCTCCATGAACTAAGCATGTTTGCTCCAATATCAATTGCGACAGCAATTACATTCTATGGTTACTTTCTATTAATGACCAAATTTTTCGGCCAAACATTGGGCAAAATGGTATTTGGACTGAAAGTTATCGATCTTGATGGCGGTAAATTAAGTTGGGGGACGGTCTTGTTTAGAGAGTGGATAGGGAGATTTATTTCCGCTACTGTTTTCGTCGGTTATGTTATTGTTGCCTTTCTTCCGAAAAAACAGGGACTTCATGATTTGTTTGCGGATACGACAGTTATACACGAAAAATAA
- the thiI gene encoding tRNA uracil 4-sulfurtransferase ThiI: MNYDRILIRYGELTTKGRNRNKFVEKLKMNIKRELRDFPNAKIEASRDRMYVLLNGENSEEIISRLKGVFGIQSFSPAVKVEKDIEVMKEAVLDLFKSLYKPGKTFKVTGKRADKTFPLNTDEINNTFGAHLLKNIDGLKVDVKNPDINMQIEVRKEAAYLTCENFRGAGGLPIGSSGKAMLMLSGGIDSPVAGYLSMKRGLEVEAVHFHSPPFTSERSKQKVIDLAEKLSEVSGFMTLYVVPFTEIQQLIQKKVPDNYTMTVTRRLMLRITDELRKKYNGLAIITGESLGQVASQTLESMYTINEVTNTPVLRPLIAMDKTEIIGISREIGTHDISIRPYEDCCTVFVPSSPKTNPRRDKVNHFESYIDFEPLIEKAVNQTEVIHIKPQAKKAEESFDELF, translated from the coding sequence ATGAATTATGACCGAATTCTCATTCGCTACGGAGAATTAACGACAAAGGGAAGAAATCGGAATAAGTTTGTTGAAAAATTAAAAATGAACATTAAGAGAGAACTAAGAGATTTCCCTAATGCGAAAATAGAAGCAAGCAGAGATAGAATGTATGTATTATTAAATGGTGAAAACAGCGAAGAAATTATTTCTCGGTTAAAAGGCGTGTTTGGCATTCAATCTTTCAGTCCAGCTGTGAAGGTTGAAAAAGATATTGAAGTAATGAAAGAAGCGGTTCTTGACTTGTTCAAGAGTTTATATAAGCCAGGAAAAACCTTTAAGGTCACTGGAAAAAGGGCGGACAAAACATTCCCATTAAACACTGATGAAATTAATAATACTTTTGGAGCCCATCTTTTAAAAAATATCGATGGTCTAAAGGTGGATGTAAAGAATCCTGATATTAACATGCAGATTGAGGTTCGAAAAGAAGCAGCTTATCTTACTTGCGAGAATTTTCGTGGTGCAGGCGGACTTCCTATCGGATCAAGCGGCAAAGCGATGCTTATGCTTTCAGGAGGAATTGACAGCCCTGTTGCTGGATATTTGTCTATGAAAAGAGGACTGGAAGTGGAAGCCGTTCATTTTCACAGTCCGCCTTTTACAAGCGAACGTTCAAAGCAAAAGGTGATTGATCTTGCTGAAAAACTTTCCGAAGTAAGTGGATTTATGACTCTCTATGTTGTCCCATTTACAGAAATCCAGCAATTGATCCAAAAAAAAGTGCCAGATAATTATACGATGACAGTAACACGGAGATTGATGCTTAGAATTACTGATGAATTAAGGAAGAAGTATAACGGACTTGCAATTATTACGGGAGAAAGCCTTGGACAAGTGGCGAGCCAAACACTTGAAAGCATGTATACGATCAACGAAGTTACGAATACACCTGTGCTGCGGCCACTCATTGCAATGGATAAAACAGAAATTATTGGAATTTCGCGAGAAATTGGAACCCATGATATTTCGATTCGTCCGTATGAAGATTGCTGTACCGTTTTTGTTCCTTCTTCGCCAAAAACAAATCCGCGAAGAGACAAAGTTAATCATTTTGAAAGTTATATTGATTTTGAGCCGCTTATTGAAAAAGCTGTAAACCAAACAGAAGTCATTCATATAAAGCCTCAAGCGAAAAAAGCAGAAGAATCGTTTGATGAACTGTTTTAA
- a CDS encoding cysteine desulfurase family protein has protein sequence MIYFDNSATTKPYEEVIDSFVKVSTEYFGNPSSLHNIGGKAEQLLTQARSQVARLLNVKNSEIYFTSGGTEGNNLAIKGAALTYRGRGRHIITTSIEHPSVSEAINQLEQLGFNVTYVPVDLNGRVNAKEVEKAIRSDTILVSVMHINNEVGTVQPIKEIGMMLKKYPKILFHVDHVQGAGKVPLNFYECGIDLCTISGHKFHGLKGTGALFIRDGVRISPLLSGGNQELNIRSGTENVAGMVAMAKALRLTLQKRETGIHQMEAIKDTLRKELEKIDGVKVHTPKEGSAPHILNFSVRRFKAEVFVHALEEQDIYVSTTSACSSKKKSPSKTLIAMGVPEEEADSAIRISLSYENTMEEALYAADKIRQTIKQLGEVMS, from the coding sequence ATGATTTATTTTGATAATAGTGCAACTACAAAACCATATGAAGAAGTAATTGACTCGTTCGTTAAAGTTTCAACAGAATATTTTGGCAATCCATCTTCCCTGCATAATATTGGAGGAAAGGCTGAACAGCTGTTAACACAAGCCCGGTCTCAGGTGGCCAGGCTTTTAAATGTAAAAAATAGTGAAATATATTTTACCTCTGGCGGAACGGAAGGCAATAATCTTGCCATTAAGGGTGCTGCGCTTACTTATCGTGGAAGAGGGCGTCATATTATTACCACTTCTATTGAGCATCCTTCTGTTTCGGAAGCGATCAATCAGCTGGAACAACTCGGCTTTAATGTGACTTATGTTCCGGTTGATTTAAACGGGAGGGTGAATGCGAAAGAAGTAGAGAAGGCGATTCGCAGCGATACGATCCTTGTATCTGTTATGCATATCAATAATGAGGTTGGAACGGTACAGCCAATTAAAGAAATCGGAATGATGTTAAAGAAGTACCCCAAAATTCTTTTTCATGTTGACCATGTTCAAGGAGCTGGAAAAGTTCCGCTGAATTTTTATGAGTGCGGGATTGACTTATGCACGATTTCCGGGCACAAATTTCATGGCTTGAAAGGCACGGGAGCTCTGTTTATTCGAGATGGAGTAAGGATATCGCCGCTGTTGTCAGGCGGAAACCAGGAGTTGAATATACGGAGCGGAACAGAAAATGTTGCAGGAATGGTCGCCATGGCGAAAGCTTTGCGGCTGACGCTTCAAAAAAGAGAGACAGGTATACATCAAATGGAAGCGATTAAGGATACATTAAGAAAAGAACTAGAAAAAATTGATGGCGTTAAGGTTCATACCCCAAAGGAAGGGTCTGCTCCCCACATTCTGAACTTTTCAGTTCGAAGGTTTAAAGCCGAAGTTTTTGTTCATGCTCTTGAAGAACAAGATATATACGTATCAACGACCAGTGCTTGTTCTTCAAAAAAGAAATCACCGAGTAAAACACTGATTGCCATGGGTGTGCCGGAAGAAGAGGCGGACAGTGCGATCCGTATTAGCTTGTCATATGAGAATACAATGGAAGAAGCTTTATATGCAGCTGATAAAATAAGACAGACAATAAAACAACTAGGAGAGGTAATGAGCTAA